In Aureimonas sp. AU20, the genomic window GCCATGAACGCGGGCGAGCGTCGCGATCTCGGCGGCGTACCAGGCGGGAGCATTGGAGAAGCCGTAGTAAAGAATGTCGCCCCGGCGCACCGCGTCGGTCAGCGCCCGCAAGACCTCCTCGGGGGGCGTCGTGCGGTCCCAGACATGGGTCCAGTAGAGGTCGATATGATCGGTGCCGAGCCGGCGCAGCGAGCCTTCCAGCCCGTTGCGGATGTTGCGGGCGCTGTTGCCGCCGGCGAGCGGCGTGTCGTCGCGCCGGGGAAAGCCGGACTTCGTGGCGATCACCAGCTTTTCGCGCAAGGCCCGGTCCGTGATGAAGCGGCCCAGCATGGTCTCGCTCTCGCCGCCGGAATAAACGTCGGCCGTGTCGATGAAATTGCCGCCCGCCTCGACATAGGCGTCGAAGATCGCCCGCGCGCCCGCCTCCTCCGCGCCCCAGCGGCCCGCGCCGAAGGTCATGGTGCCGAGTGCCAGCGGGCTGACGGCGAGGCCGGAACGGCCGAGCGTGCGATAGGTCGTGAGATCCATTGTTGTGTCTCCTTCAGAACTGAAGGCGAAGGTAGCGCTTGCGCCGGCGCGGGATTAGCGCCAATTCCTGACAAGGGTTTATGAACGGAGCACAGCAATGCGGCGCGGTGAGCTGGACGATCTGGCGCTGTTCGCAGCCGTCGCGCGCGCGCGCAGCTTCACGCGCGCGGCGGCCGAACTCGGCCTTTCGCCCTCCGCGCTCAGCCATGCGCTGCGCGGGCTGGAAAGCCGGCTCGGCGTGCGCCTGCTCGCCCGCACCACGCGCAGCGTGGCGCCCACCGCCGCCGGGGAACGGCTCCTGGAGCGGCTTCAACCGGCGCTGGACGAGGTGGCGCTGGGCCTCTCGATCCTAGCCGACTGGCGCGACGCGCCCTCCGGCGCGCTGCGGCTCACCACCTTCAACTACGCCGCGCGCACCATCCTCGCGCCGCGCCTGCCGCGCTTCCTGCTCGACCATCCCGACATCGCGGTGGAGGTGGTGGTGGACGACCGGCTGGTGGATCTCGTGGCGGGCGGCTTCGACGCCGGCATCCGCTTCGGCGAAACGGTGGAGCGGGACATGGTGGCCGTGCGCGTCGGGCCGGACCTGCGCACCGTCGTGATCGGCACGCCGGACTATTTCAAAAGGCACGCCCGCCCCGAAACGCCGGCCGACCTGAAGACGCATAGCTGCGTCAACTATCGGCTGATCGGCGGCGGCGGGCTGCTGCCCTGGGAGTTCGAGCGGGATGGGCAGGAGATCAAGGTGCAGGTCGGCGGGCAGCTGATCGTCAACGACGAGGTGCTGGCGGGCGCCGCCGTGCGCGCGGGCGCGGGCCTCGGCTACATGCTGGAGCACGACGTGGCGGGGGAGATCGCGGACGGGCGTCTCGTGCAGGTGCTGGACGGCTGGTGCGCGCCCTTCCCCGGCTGCCATCTCTATTATCCCAGCCGGCAGGTTCCGCTGGCGTTGCGCGCACTGATCGACACGCTGCGTTGGACGGGCAGCCAGCCGCAGAGCTGACGGCGCCCGCGGGCTTCGGAGGCCGCGTTCACACGGCGACGCTGCGCCGAGCGAGCGCCCGCCGGACGTTCTGACGGGTCTCCGCACGGCAAAGCGCATAGGCCTGCATCGCGGTCATCGGCCGCCCCAGGAGATAGCCCTGCGCCACCTCGCAGCCGGCCTGGCGCAGGACCTCGAACTGTTCCTCCGTCTCGACGCCCTCGCCCACCGTGCCGACGCCGAGCCCTCGCGCCAGCTGCACGACCGCATGGAGAACGGCGGCGGCTGCCGGGTCGAACGGCGCGGTCTGGACGAAGCTCAGATCGATCTTGATGCAGTCGAGGTCGAACTTTCTGAGATGCGCCAGTGAGGAATAGCCGGTGCCGAAATCGTCCATCGCGACGCGGATGCCGCTGTCGCGCAGGGTTCGCAGCGAGGCGGCGATCAGCTCGCTGTCCTCCACCAGGGCGGTTTCCGTCAGCTCGATCTCGAGCCTGTCCGGCGACACGCCGGCCGCTTCCAGAAGGCGCGCGACCTCGCCCGGAAAACCCTCGCTGCGCAACTGGACGGGCGAGACGTTGACCGCGACATGGATGCCGTCGGGCCATTGGCGAACATGCCGGCACGCTTCCTCGACGATCCACAGGCCAATCTCGCGGATCAAGCCGGTTTCTTCGGCCACGGGAATGAACTCGCCCGGCGAGATGAACCCGCGCGCGGGATGCTGCCAGCGGATCAGCGCCTCGAAGCCCAGGACGCTGCGATCCTCGATCCGGTAGAGCGGCTGGTAGAGGAGCGTGAACTCGCCGCGCTCCAACGCGCCGCGCAGGTCCGCCTCCAGCACGCTTCGGCGCATCGCCGCTTCCTGCATTCCGGCCTCGTAGCGCTGGTTGCGCCCCCGGCCCAGCGTCTTGGCCTTGTAGAGCGCGAGGTCGGCATGCTGGATCATCACGTCGGCGCTGGCCGCGTCCCGCGTCGAGGCCATGCCGATGCTGCAGCCCACGCTCACCATGCGTCCGTGGATCAGGAACGGATCGCTCAAAGTGGCGATGATGCGCCGGCTTAGCCCGGCCGCCTCGTCCTCGTCGCAGGAGAGCGAGAGAACGGCGAACTCGTCCCCCGCCAGCCGGGCCACGAGCTCGCCCCGCTCGCAGACGCGCCCCATGCGAACCCCGCATTCCGTCAACAGCCAGTCGCCGGCCGCATGGCCGAGCGTGTCGTTGACGATCTTGAACCGGTCGAGATCGATCAGGAAAAGGGTCGCCGCCCGCCGGCCTTCATAGGCGGCCTCCAGCTCCTGCGCGAATTTTCGCCGGTTGGGCAGGCCGGTCAGCGGGTCGTGGAAGGCCAGCCGCTCCACCTCCCGCTGCGCCTGCCGCTCGGCGGTCACGTCGTCATAGGTCAGAACCGCGCCGCCGCCCATGATCGGCCGGCAGGAGACGCTGATGGTTCGCCCATCCTCCAGCGCGTGTTCGAGATAGGTGGTCCGGTCGAGGGCGAACCATTGCGTGTGATTGTCGATCACCCGGCCAAGACGCGCCTCGTTCCAACCCAGGCGCTCGGCCAGATTGGCGAGATAGCGCTGCCAGGGCATTCCGATCGCGACCCCCTCGGGCCGGATGTCGAAGAGCGTCACCAGTCGGTCATTGAAGAGGTCGATGCGTCCGCCGGCCCCGATCACGAGAAGGCCGTTCGACATGTTGGTGAGCGCGTTGGAGAACAGGGCCTCCCGCTGCTTCTGCTCGGCCAGTTTGGAACTCGAGGTGACGAGGGCGCCGGCGCTAAGCGCCAGACAGATGACCACGATGCCGACCAGAAAACCGAGAATGCTGCGGTCGATCCCCGACGGCTCGCTTCCGACCGGCACGATGGCGGTGCCGGCGATGAGGCCGAAATGAACGAGGCTGACGGCCGCCACGGCGAGCGCGATGCGGATGCCTGGGCGCGTCCTCTCCGGCAGCGCCATCGCCAGCGCGCACAAGGCGGCGCTGGCGAGCGCGATCGGTACGGCGCCCGCCGCCGGTTGCTCGACGCCGCAATTGGTCAGCGCCGCCATGCCGGCGACATGCATGAGCACGATCCCCGCGCCCGTCACTGCGCCGCCCAGAAGCTTGAGCCAGGTTCGATCGGTCAAGGCCGTCAGCGCCGCCGGCAGGCCCACGATCGCCACGCTGATCAGGGCCGAGGCTGCGGTCATGTCGGGATCGAAGGAAAAGGCGAAGTCCGGCCGGTAGCCCAGCGTCGCGATGAAATGGGTGGTCCACACGCCGAGGCCGCCGGCCAGCGCCGCAAAGCCCAGCCATTGCAGCCGGGACAGGCCCACGGTGCCGCGCACCCGCTCGAAAAGATCGAAGAAAAGCCAGGACGCCACGATGCAGACGACCGTTGCCGCCACCACGAGGGTGATCGCATGGTCCTTGGCGAGCGTCAGGAAGATTTCAACCATGGGTCACCGCTTCATTAAACCCAGCGTTATAGGGCGAACCTCTTTTTTTCGTGAAAGCTGTGACGCACAACCTGCGGGTCGCGCTCGCGACACGCAGGATGGTTTTCGCTCGGTTTGCATTCGGCTATCTCAGCCGGCATCGCGCGTCGACTTGAAGCAATCTGAGGGAGCGAAAAGGATGCGTGCTTATCGACCGGCGGATCGAGACGGCTGTCTGCGCTTGTTCGACGGCAATGTACCCGAGTTCTTCGCCCCGTCCGAGCGGGGTGATTTCGCGGGCTTCCTGTCCCGGCCAAGCCACACGGCCCATTTTTGGGTCCTGGAACAGGGCGGCGCGCTGGTCGCCTGCGGCGGCTGGCTTCCCGAGGCGGACGGCGAAACCGTCGGCCTCTGCTGGGGCATGGTGGATCGAGCCCTACAGAGGAAGGGTCTCGGCAGCCGCCTGACGCAGGCCCGCATCCTGGCGGCTCGGCAGGCACCCGGCATAACCCGCGTGCGGCTCGACACGACCCAGCATAGCCAAGGCTTCTACGCCCGCTTCGGCTTCGAGGTGGAGAACATTTCCAAGGACGCCTACGCGCCGGGGTTGGATCGATGGGACATGATCCTGAGGCTGTGACGGACCGCTCGACGCTCGGTGGCACTCCATCGGCGCGCAGCCGGCAGGCCGAACACTATTTCCCTCGCGCGCTTGGAATCAGAATAATCTATCTCTTTAATGGAGAGATAGGCCCTATGATCCCGGCCCGTATCGCCATGCTCGAAAGGCCGGGCTACGGTCTCCCCAGCCTTTCGCCGAATCGACGCCGATCCGCCGACGACCCTTGCCCCGCGTAACAGACCAAGGACCTGCCCCATGACTCTCGCCCGCTACGCCTTCGTCAAAGCCAACTGGCATTCCGACATCGTCGATCAGTCGCTCGCGGGTTTCACCGAAATCGTCTCGCCCGAGGCGGTGGACGTGTTCGACGTGCCCGGCGCCTTCGAGCTGCCCTTGATGGCGCTGGAGCTGGCGCGCACGGGGCGCTACGAGGCGGTGGTGGGCGCGGCCTTCGTGGTGGACGGCGGCATCTACCGGCATGACTTCGTGGCGCAGGCGGTGGTGGACGGGCTGATGCGCGCGGGGCTGGAGTCCGGCGTGCCGGTTCTCTCGGTGTCGCTGACCCCGCATCACTATCAGGAAACCGAGCACCACAACGCGATCTTCCGCGCCCATTTCGTGGAGAAGGGCCGCGAGGCCGCCCGCGCGGCGCTGGCGATCGGCAAAACCCGCGCGGCCGCCAAGGCCCTGTCCGCCGCGCCCCTCGCTTCGCCCCGCCGGCCCTGGCCGGTGGAGGCACAGGATCGCCGCGCGGTCTGACCGCACGAAGGGTCGCGGCGGCCTCGCCTTCGTGAGCCTTTTGAAGCGAAGCCACCGGGGCACAGCCGCCCCGGCGGCTTTGCGGCTTACATCGGCGGAACGACGCCCTGATTGCCGACCACGACGAAGGCGGTCGAGAGCTTGCCGTCGGCGGCCTTGGTGGCAGGCACGAAAACCGGCGCGCCGGGCTTGAGGTCGGAGGCGCTTGCGTCCGCGAAGGTCACGACCGGAATGTTCGCCGGCAGCGAAACGGTCTTGGAGCCCGTGGGATAGGTCAGCGTCAGCTGCCGGCCGTTGACGCTTTCCACTGCGTTGGAGACCGTGGCGTTGGTCATGGTCGAGTTGGGCTGCAGGTCCCAGGGGAAGCTGCCCTCGTTGGCGCCCTTCATCGCGGCGGGAAAGATCAGGACTTCCAGCGCGCCGGCGGGCGCGCCGCCGGTGGCCGGCGCGGAGGCGACGCCGACATAGTCGCCCGCCTTGATGTCGGTGGCGGAGGCCGGCTTCACGCCGCGCACGCCGACATTGGCCGCCATCTCGATCTTCACCACCGGCCCCTCGCGCGAGGTGACGGACAGGGTCGATCCCTCGACGGCGGCGATCGTGCCGCGCACGCGGGACGGCTGGGGGTCCTGCGCGGCCGCGAGCGAGGCCGACAGGACAAGCGAGCCGAGAACGAGGCTCGCGACGGGAAGGGCTAGGCGCATGGGTCGATCCTCTCGCATGGGGCATCCGATTGAATCGCCCACCAGCAAAGCGCGATAAGTCGCCTGCTTCGCGTTGGTTTCAAGGCAAGGGGCGCGTAGCGCTTACGCAGCGTCCCTGGGTTGTCGAGGCTGCCGACGAAACGCGCACGAGCGGCCGCCTGTTTTGGAGCGCTCAACGAAGCTTCGTCGGGTTCGCTGGGCGGATCTTTTCGTGGCCGGCATAAGCCACCCTTCCGCTTAGCAAGTCTTTCGGGCGGCATCGGAACCCCGGGTCAAGACCTGTGCGCGGTCGGATTTCATTCGCCCACGAGGAGCATACGGCCAGCGGATGTCGGCGGCGCCGCCCAAGCTGTTGCGATGATGTGAGTGGACCGAAGACCCCTCGCAAATCCCGTTCCGCGTTCTCAGCCCGTCATCCCATAGTCGAAGGCGAGTTGGCCGGGCGCTTCGCCTCGCTCGGCCAGCGCCAGTGCCAGATGCGGATCGACGCCGAGATCGCCTCGGATCAGGCCGTGCGACCAGCGATGGCGCGCGCGGGGCCGCTCCCAGGGCGGGCTGTCCACGATCGGATACCAGCAGAGGCCGGCGATCTCGGCGCCCTTCTCGCGCGCGGCGTGGATCTCGGCGAGGACATGGCGCAGCCAGTCCGCCTTGGTCCAGCCGGGATGGCGGCGACGCTGCTCGGGATGGCCGTCATGCCAGCTCGTTTCACTGACGAGGATCGGCAGACCATAGCGCCGCGCCACCTTCGCCAGCACCTTGCGCAGCGAGGTCCGGGCGGTGTGAGGGTAGTAGTTGACGCCGACGAGATCGACCAGCCCCTCCGCCACCAGCGCGTCGGTCGCCACGAACTGGCGCTCGCCGATCCCGTTCAGCGGATCGGTGGAGAGAAGGCGCACGTCGGGGTGATGATCGCGCGCGACGCGCGACATGGTCACGGCGAGGCGCACCGCCTCGTCCCGGCCCATGCCGGCCAGCATGGGATAGACCGAGGGCTCGTTGACCGGGCAGATCCAGAACGGGCGGTCCGGCCGCGCGGCGAGCGCGGCGGTGCGCGCATGGGCCACCGGGTCTTGCGGCGGGTCGAAATGGTTGAGGTCCCAGATCACGTCGGCGCCGATCCGCTCGGCAAGGCGCAGCCGCGCGGCGACGTCGTGCCGCCAGGGCAGGCCGTCGCGCGAGCGCAGGAACCCATGGCTGCGCGCGATCGCGTAATGGGCCTCCATCCGGTCGCCCGGCATGTGGCGCGTGGTGTGGAGCAGGTCGTGCCCGTTCCAGCCGAGCCGCCCGCATTCGAAGCCTGCGAGAAGGGGAGTCATGCCGGCTTCTTGCGCGAGGCGGGCGGCGCGAACAAGCGGCATTTCGCTGATGTCGAGGCGGTGCGCGCGGGCGTCGCGGGAGAGCGCACGGGTTTTCCACCTCGGCCTTCGCTCAGGGGACCAAGCCGTCTTCGAGAACGCGAGCCGGCGAAATGAGCGACAAGGCCGGGCTTGGCGCGAACAAGCGGCATTCGCGGATGGCGAGGTGGTGCGCGCGGGCGTCGCGGGAGGATGTGGCTTTCCACCTCGGCCGTCGCCCGGAGAGCCAGATCGGCTTCGAAGAGGCGAGCGGACGAGATGACCGGCAAGGCCGGGCTTGGAATGCGGTGGGCGTCTTCGCCGGCCTCTCCGCGCGTCGCGAGGTTCGGCGCATCCTTTCCACGCCGCTCGGTTCCCTCCGGACCGCCGTCCGTGCCCGCCGGAATCGGCTGAACTCAACCTGAACGCCGCCGTTCAGTCTGCCGAGGGCGCCGGGCGCCTAGAACGGGTCATCCGAAACGACGAGGTGACCGACATGAGCGATCACGAGACGCAGCCTAGCAACACCACGCCGATCCAGTCCGCCGCCCCGGCCTCCGACCCGCGCCCCGGCGCTCCCCGCAAGGGCGGGCGCAACGCGATCCTGGGCCTTGGTGCGCTCGGCATCCTGGCGCTGGGCTTTGCCGGCGGCGCGGCGGCCTGGAGCGCGACGCGGCCTCACGATGTCAGCTTCGACGCCTCGATGAAGTCGACGCCGATCGCGGAGCTGAAGGAAGCCTCCTCGATCGGGATCACCGGTCAGGTCGAGCAGATCTACGGCAACAAGTTCGTGGTGAACGACGGCGCCTCTCGCGCGCTGGTTGAGACCGGCCGGGCCGGCGAAGGCGGCAAGCTCGTCAATGCCGGCGAGACGGTGACGGTGCAGGGCCGCTTCGACGATGGCTTCCTTCATGCCGCCGCGATCCGCCATGCCGACGAGCGCGTGGACGAGCTAACCCCGCCCCCGCCGCCGCATCATGGCCCGCGCCACGGCCCCGGCGCTGAGCGTCCCGGCGCCGAGGGCCCGGGTGTCGACGGGCCGGGCGAACCCGGCTGATCCCGCCGCCCTCTCAGACTTCCCCCTGTTCGACCGTCCCTCGCCCCTGCCGGGCGCGGGATCGAGGTCGCGCAAGCCCGGCTCCCCGCCTGCCCCGCCCAAGGGGCCCTTTGAGCCGACGTTTCGAAAGACTGATGTCATGATGAAGCAAGCCTTGCTCGCAACGGCTTTGGCCGTCGGGCTGACCTCCTTCGCCTCGGCGCAGACCGCGCCCCCGCCGCCACCGGCCGCTCCGCCGGCTCCGATGGCAGCGCCGGGCGCTGCGCCTCCTCCCGCCGACATGCGCCCGGCGCCGGGTGATCTCGCCCCTCCGCCCCCGCCGCCTCCGGGCGAGGGTCCGCAGGGCCACCGTCGCGGCCCGCCCCCCCCGCCGCCGCTGGCCAAGGGCGTCGATATCCGCATGGGCAGGGACGCGGGCGTGCGCATCGAATGCGGCGACGAGCCGATGGACCGCTGCCTCGCCGCCGCCAAGCCGCTGACGGACCGGCTCGCCAACCCGCCGGCTCCGCCCGCACCGCCGATGCCCGGCGACGCGCCGACGCCCCCGGCCAACTGATCCTTCATCGGCGGCGGCCCTCGGGTCGCCGCCGACTTGAGTCGTCCGGCCGGCGATGGTGGAGGGGTAGCGAGGAGACATGTCGGGAAGGTTGTTCGACAATGCCGACGCGTGATGTCCGGACGACTAATCGGCGCCCAGCATGCACGTTGCCATCGGCATGAGTAATGTCGTTGGGACGGCGCTTGCGAGGCGCGTCCCCCAGGCCGATGGCAGGGAAGCGCCAGCGGCCCGGCCCGGCCTTTGAACAGTCGCTCGGCCATCAGAAGCCGCTCAGCCGGCCCCTCGCGATAAAACCCTCGCGCATGAAATCGCGCGAGCGTCCTCGCACTCTCTCAGTCAGCCGTCGCCGCCTGAGAAGGCGTCTGAAGGCGGTCGATATTGGAGCGCACGACGCGGCGATAATCCGTCACGACGCTGCCGAAACTGCGGCCGGTGGCCAGATGCAGGAAGGCCTCTTCCGAGGCGCGGATCTTCTCGCAGACCATCAGGGCGGACTCGTCCCAGGCCGGAAGGCCGCCGAACCAGAGCTTCTGCATCCGAAGCCCGATGACCTGGTTCGACTCCAGGGTGAGGCAGGCGAGATTTCCGAAGATGTTCAACATGAAGTCTCTTTCGCGGTCAGGGCTGAAACGCATCGAAGGGCGCGGCGTCGCCCCTGCGAAACCCAGCGGCATGGCTTACACATAGGATGCACCGCCGAGATTTCCGAAAAGCTTCCAGCGCCGAGGCGAAGCGCGTAATCAAGGCATGACGGGCGGAAACCGCTCGGCCGTGAAGCGCAGCGAGATCAGCGCCGCGCCTCGCTCGTTCGTCACCGTGGTCAGGATCTCGGCCCGGCTCGGCATGCGGCCGTCGATATCGCGCAGCAATTCGCCCGTGGAGGTGATGGCGAGCGACCAGGCGGCCTCGTCGTCGTCGAGAAGACGGCCTTCGCGATCGACATGCAACGTGTCGCCGGAGACCTGGAAGAAATAGCGGGGCATGACGTCAATCCGCGGCAAACACGCGAGCGGCGAAACTCGGCCCTGCGACGCAGGACCGTAGAGCCATCGGCGGTGCCGGTTCGATCAATTCTGGCATGGGCATCGGGAGAGGCCGACAGGCCGTTCGAATATTGCACCAGATTCGAGCGAACCTTTTCAGTATGGCACAAATCAAAGAGAACACTATAATCGATATTGAAGGCTGCTATAAGTCAGGGACAAGTCCTGTGCCATCCACCCTGATCCGGCGTGTCCAGTCCGGATGCTTGACGGGGTAAACCATCCGACGCGTCGGATAGGCGGCACCAGCCGCTGCAGGACTTCCTCTGGTTCATGACGGCTTCCGGTCTTTCATGGGAAACGGCAGCCGATGTCCTCGCCCAATCTGCTGATCCGAAAGCTCGAAGGCTTTCATGCGCTGACGCGCGACGACCGCGACCTGCTGGAGCGCTACAGCCGCCCCCTGCGCGAGGTGCCGGCCAAGCGGGACATCATCCGCGAGGGCGACGTGCCGGAGGACGTGGTGCTGATCCTGTCGGGCTTCGCCTGCCGCTACAAGCTGATCGAAGGCGGCAAGCGGCAGATCATGGCCTTCCTCGTGCCGGGCGATTTCTGCGACTTCCAGGTCTTCATCCTCAAGCACATGGACCACAATATCGGCACGCTGTCGCGCTGCCAGGTGGTGCGGATCAAGCGCGAGGCGATCCTGGAGCTCACCGAGCGCCCGGCCATCGCTCGCGCCTTCTGGTGGGCCTCGCTGGTGGACGCCGCCACCTTGCGGGAATGGCTGGTCAATATCGGCCAGCGCACCGCAGACGCTCGCATCGCCCATCTCCTGTGCGAGCTTCTGGTGCGGCTGGAGGCGGTGGGGCTGGTGAAGGACAACAGCTACTCCCTGCCCATCTCGCAGAACGACCTCGCCGATGCGCTCGGCGTGACGGTGGTCCATGCCAACCGCATGCTGATGACGCTGCGCGATCAGAACCTGATCGAACTCAGCGCCCGCGAAGTGGTGGTGAGGGACGTCGCCAGCCTCAAGACCTTCAGCGGATTCAATCCCAACTATCTCCATCTCGATCGATGAACGGCACCCGGCGGACAGAGCTTTCGACGGGAAAAGTCGAAAGCGCCGGCTCAACCTTATAATCCAGGTTATAGAGGGGTCTATTTTCCCGGCTTTTCTCTCTTATCAGAGAAATACTTAGGAACCGTTTGGACAAAGGGGCCTTTTCTTGGCTGGAACCGTCCTTCAACGATAGCGGCAAGCCGTTTCGGCTGTACCCTTCCGCGAAACGCGAGCGCATCCAGTGCTCGGTCGCAGATATCACGAGACGCGCACGCCCCTTGGCGATGCGTGGCGTTCGGATGTCTCGACACCGCCGGGCGGTTCCCTTCACCGACAAGGACATGCCGACATGAGCGACGCCCGGACCCCCTCCCCCTCCCCCAGCTTCCGGGACAACGCCCGCGAAGGCGCCGTGCCGATCGACCCGCTGGGCCACCCCGCCACGACGGTCGCCGAAGACGCCCACACGATGCTCGTCAATAAAGTGTCCTGGGGCGCGATCTTCGCCGGCGTCGTGGTCGGCCTGATCACGCAGGTTCTGCTGACCATGCTGGGCGTCGGCATCGGCATCGCGACGCTCGACCCCGGGATGGGCGCGGCCGGCAATCCCGCCGCCTCCACCTTCTCGATCGGTGCCGGCATCTGGTATGTCCTGTCGGGCATCGTGTCGGCCTATGTCGGCGGTTACATCGCCGCGCGCATGTCCGGCCGCACCGCGCCGACCACCGGCGCCCTGCATGGGCTGACGGCCTGGGCCTTCACCACGCTTCTCGTTCTCTATCTTCTGACCTCGGCGATCGGCGGCATCGTCGGCGGCGCCTTCAGCGGCGTGACGGGCGCGATCGGCGGCCTCGGCCAGACCGTGGCGCAGACCGCGGCGCCGATGCTCGCCAATTCCAACCCGCTCGACGCGATCGAGGGTCAGGTGCGCGCCACCGGCACCGATCCCGACGCGCTGCAAGCCAAGGCCGTCAACGCCATCCGCGCCCTCGTGGTCGGCGGACAGGCGGGCACGGACGATGCGCGCAATCAGGCGGTGCAGGCGCTGGCACAGGCTCGCAACATCCCCGTCGATCAGGCGCAGCAGCAGGTGGCCGATATCGAGCAGCGCACGCGTCAGGCCATCGACAGCGCCAAGGAGACCGCGACCAAAGCCGCCGACACCGCCGCTTCGGTGGTCTCGACCGGCGCGCTCCTCGCCTTCGCGGCCCTGGTGCTCGGCGCCATCGCCGGTTGGCTGGGCGGTCGCTCGGGCGTGGTGCATCCCGTCTTCGCCGATCGAATCGTTCCGACCAGACACCGCGTCTGACATCTTGATCCCAGCAAAAGCGGCCGGCCCTTCTGGGTCGGCCGCTTTCGTTTGCGTGAGATGCGCCAGGCGGAGCTGACCCTGACCTGTTTCCGAGGGACGGAACGGCCCGATGGGTCGTCATTCAGTCCTAATCTTAACTTAGATTGTAGGACGATCGGTCGCGAAGGGGACTGATGGGGCTTGAATGACCTGCAGGCGCAGGACGCGTCCAATGCAGGACTGTCGAGGAGCATCACGATGGACAACCACCCGGATGATCCGATGACAACTCCGGGCCAGCGCGACTTCAGCCAGTTGCGCCTGGAACTGTTGCACTGCGCCCATCAGATCCAGGCTCTCGGTCAGCGACCGCCCAGCGACACGGCTGCATTGACGGATTCGATCTCGAACTTGGTGCGCATCGCTCATGCGCTCAGCCAGCCCCGGAACACAGCCGCCCTCAGCGACGAGGCGCAGCTGATTCACGACTTGTCCCGCGCGGTCCATCGTATCGAAGACGCCAAGACGCGCGACGCCTTGAAGAACCGTCTAGCCGAACTCGGCTACTCCGTACCCGAGACGGATTCGGAAGACGCGAAACGATCCTGAGGCCCGATCGCGCGCCGCCCCCCAATTCCTCTACGTCACTTCGCCGCCCTTACGCAGCGGCCGACACCATGGGCCTGCGCCTAAAAACGAACGCGATTGTTGCAGGCGCGCATCGCTTGAAGAGGCGAAGCCGGAAAATCGTAGTGGAACTTTCGGTAGCAGATATGTAACTTATGATATGGCGCGACGATGCTCCACGCGACATCAATGCCTCTTCAGTGGGAGGTGGCAAGCATGCGCCAGAACACCGAACTGCTCATGGTTGCGCTGGAGCTTCGCCTCATGGCCCATCATGTCGGGGGACATCAGATCGGGCGAAGATCGGCGCAGGCTCCCGAGCCGCTGCGCGATCGGTTGACCCAAGCCGCCGAAGCTCTGGAGGCTTTGGTGCGAAGCGGCGCCCCAGCCCTGGAAACGCCCACTCTGGACGGTGCCGCCCCTGCCGGTTGAGGCGGCGACGCCTTCGCCGAGTCCCTCAGCGATGGTCCGACAGGCAGGCGCCGTGATCGCCCAAGACTTCGATCACCCGGCAATCCGCCACGGAATGCTCGCCGCAATCGGCCATGCGGGCCACCTCGCGGCGCAGCGCCGTCAGCCGCGCGATCTTGTGGTCGATATCAGCCAGATGCGCCTTGGCGATGCGGTCCGCCCCCTCGCAGGAATGAAGCGGCTCGCCCGCCAGCGCCAGAAGCTCGCGGATCGGCTCGATCTCGAAGCCGAGTTCGCGCGCATGGCGGATGAAGCGCAGGCGGCTGAGATCGGACGCGTCGTAGAGCCGGCGATTGCCCTCCGTGCGCGGCGGGGCGGGAAGCAGGCCGATCTGCTCGTAATAGCGGATGGTCGGCACCTTGATGCCGCTTGCGCGCGAAGCCTCGCCGATCGGAACGCCCAAGCTCATTTTTTC contains:
- a CDS encoding PhnA-like protein — its product is MSDARTPSPSPSFRDNAREGAVPIDPLGHPATTVAEDAHTMLVNKVSWGAIFAGVVVGLITQVLLTMLGVGIGIATLDPGMGAAGNPAASTFSIGAGIWYVLSGIVSAYVGGYIAARMSGRTAPTTGALHGLTAWAFTTLLVLYLLTSAIGGIVGGAFSGVTGAIGGLGQTVAQTAAPMLANSNPLDAIEGQVRATGTDPDALQAKAVNAIRALVVGGQAGTDDARNQAVQALAQARNIPVDQAQQQVADIEQRTRQAIDSAKETATKAADTAASVVSTGALLAFAALVLGAIAGWLGGRSGVVHPVFADRIVPTRHRV
- a CDS encoding MerR family transcriptional regulator; amino-acid sequence: MSLGVPIGEASRASGIKVPTIRYYEQIGLLPAPPRTEGNRRLYDASDLSRLRFIRHARELGFEIEPIRELLALAGEPLHSCEGADRIAKAHLADIDHKIARLTALRREVARMADCGEHSVADCRVIEVLGDHGACLSDHR